Within Dysosmobacter sp. Marseille-Q4140, the genomic segment TCTTGGGGTTGAAGGTGAGGTACACGGTCTCGTCGCCGGAGTAGTGGGTGGAGCCCAGCTCCTTCACCGTCAGCATGGCGTCGCCCACCCGGACGCTGACCAGGGTCTCAGAGCCGGCGGGCATGCCGGAGTAGACGCGGCCCTCCACCTGCTCGGGAGCGGTGCGCTGGCGGGAAATCACGATCTGCTCAGGGCGGACGCCCAGGGTGATGTCCAAATCGCCGGAGGTGGGGGCCTCGGCGGTCATGTCCTCCCGGGGGAAGCTCATGGCGCCCAGAACGCCTTCCACGCTGAGGCCGTCAGAGCTGGCCTTGCCCTTGACCTTTACGAAGTTGATGCTGGGGTTGCCGATGAAGTCGGCGGTGTAGAGGTTCACCGGGTTGTCGTACAGCTCCAGGGGCGGGGCCACCTGCACCAGCTCGCCGTGACGGAACAGGGCGATGCGGGTGGACATGGTCAGGGCCTCTACCTGGTCATGGGTGACATAGATGATGGTGCTGCCGGTCTCGTGGTGGAGCCGCTTGAGCTCGGAGCGCATATCCACGCGGAGCTTGGCGTCCAGATTGGACAGGGGCTCATCCAGCAGCAGCAGCCGGGGCTCGGACACGATGGCCCGGGCGATGGCCACGCGCTGCTGCTGGCCGCCGGACAGCTCCGTGGGATACCGCTTGGCGTACTCGCCGATCTGCATCCGCTCCAGAGCGCTCTCCACCATCTTCTTGATCTGGTCGGAGGGGGTCTTGCGGATCTTCAGGCCGAAGGCCACGTTTTCATACACCGTCATGTGGGGCCACAGGGCGTAGGACTGGAACACCAGGTTCAAATTCCGCTGGGAGGGCGGGGCGAAATAGGCCTCGGCGGCATTGACGATCTCCTTGCCGTCCATGTAGATGAAGCCGTTCTGGGGCTTTTCCAGGCCGGAGACCACACGCAGCGTGGTGGTCTTGCCGCAGCCGGAGGGGCCCAGCAGCGTCATGAATTCGCCGTCCTCGATGGTCAGGTTCAGATCCTTCAAAACGTGGTTCTTACCATAATATTTATCAACATGTACCAGTTCGATCTTGCTCATGTCTCTCGTCTCCTCTCTATGTCCGAATGCTCAGCCCGCCATGCTCTTGGCCAGGTCGGCATCGCCGAAGATATTGGCCAGCGCGTACACCAGGAACACGATGGCGAACATCACGATCGCCACACAGTTGGATGCCTGGGGCGAGTTGCCGTTTTGATACTGGAACGCCAGATAGGGCAGCGTGGAGGTGGTCGGGGTCATAATGAGGATGATGAGGTCCAGTTCCTTCATGATGGACACGAAGATCAGCATAAAGCCGGAGATGAAGCCGCCCTTGGACAGGGGGAACACGATCTTGACGAACCGTTTGAAGAAGCCGGCGCCCTCGATGGTGGCGGCCTCCTCCAGCTCGCCGCTGATCTGCAGCATGTTGGAGGTGCCGGCACGGGAGGCGAAGGGCAGGTGCTTGACCACGGACACCAGGGTCAGCAGGGCGAAGGTGCCGTACAGGGCCGGGACCAGCGTCACGCCGAAGAGGGTCTGGGGCTGGGAGAACATGGACAGGTAGATGCCGCCGAAGGCCACGGAGGGGATCAGGTAGGGGATGAACACCAGCTGCTCCACCAGCTTGCCGTGGAACTTGCCGCGGCCCTTGGCACAGATATAGCCCAGCATCTGGCCGAAGATGGTGCCGAACACGCCGTTGACCAGGGTCAGCCGCAGGGAGTTGAGCAGGGCCTTGATGAAGTCGCTGTTTTTGAAGATGCCGGGCATGCCCTCCATGATCTTGGGGTCGGGATCGCCGATCCAGTAGTGGAGCGTGAAGTTGGACAGGCTGTAAACGCCCTCCTTGAGCATGCAGCTCTCCAGGATCAGGATCACGATCGGCATGATGATGCCCACCGCGAAGAACACGAACAGGATCAGCGTGATGACGGGCCGGCCCACGCGGCCCAGGCCGATCAGGGTGGAACGGCCGCCCTTGCCGCCGATGGTGGCGTAGGACTTCCGGGCGCCGATGAGCTTCTGGTTGACGAACACCGCCAGAGAGGCAATGCAGATCATGATGATGGCCATGGCAAAGGCCGTCTGGGTGTTCTGGGACTTGTTGTTCATGTACAGCTGGCTGGACAGGGTATAGAACTGTGCGGGAGAGCCCAGGTAGTTGATGACGCCGAAGGTTCCGATGGCCTTGGAGAAGGTCAGGATCACCGCCGACAGCATGGCCGGCAGCACCAGGGGCATGGTGATGCGCCGCAGGATCATGGCCTTGCTGGCGCCCTGGATCTCGCCCATCTCCTCCAGCTCGGAGTTGATGGAGTTCAGCGCCGCGGAGACCAGCAGGTATGTATAGGCGTAATAGTGCAGGGTCAGCACGATGATGATGGCCAGCCTGCCGTAGGCGATGGGCTCCAGCCAGTCCAGATTGGTCACGCCCAGGGACTGCATGATGGAGGCCACAAAGCCCGGCGCACCGCCCAGCCGCGGCGTCTTGAACATGGACAGCCAGGCCTGGGATTTGCACCAGGAGGGGATCATGTAGGGGATGATCACCGCCAGGGAGAAGAAGGGCTTGCAGGGCAGATCGGAGCGGACCATGAGCCAGGCCAGCACGGCGCCCAGCAAGATGGCGAAGAAGGATACGCCCACGCCGATGGTCAGGGAGTTGAGCAGCGGCTTGATCAGCATGTTCATGGACAGTTCGCTGGCCAGCAGCCGCTGCCAGTAGTAGAAGGTGAACTTGCCCACGTCCTCGGGGCCGCCGCCCACGGCGCGCAGATCCCGCTGAGCCAACTGGAAGGTGGTGGCGATCATGTCCAGCAGCGGCACCACGATCAGGTAGATCAGAAGGATGATGGCGATGAGGACGATGATGTTGTAGGGGTTTGTCACGACGGCCTTGATTTGGTTTTTCAAGCGCCTTGACTTGGAATAGGTCTGCTGTGTTTGTTTCATTGCGCTCAATCTCCCCTCTCTTTCCTGCGAATCGTCTGCAAATTTTATGCAAACGTTTTCGTTCCATGGCTTTACATTAGCATTCATACACCAGATTTGTCAAGACGTGATTTGTATTTTCAACATTTATATGCAAGGTAAAACTATATATTTGTCTCATATGCACAATGTTTGCGGGGAAATTCTCTGGTATAATGATGGTGCAAACGTTACCGGGTATCTTCCGGAAATCGCCGCAGACAGGAGGCGCTTCCATGCAGCAGGTGACCATCAAAGACATCGCCCGGCTGGCGGGCGTCTCCGTGACCACCGTGTCCCGGGCGCTGAATCACGCCCCCGAGATCCGGGCGGAGACCCGGGAGCGGATCCTGAAGCTGTGCCGGGAGCAGGGCTATCGGACCAATCTGCTGGCGAGGAGCCTGGTGTCCAGCCGCTCCAATGTGCTGGGGCTGATCCTGCCCTCCATCTCCAATCCATTTTATGCGGCGCTGGCGCTGAATATCGAGACCTTTGCCAGGGAGCGGGGCTACCAGGTGATGCTGTCCACCGGCCGGCCCGGAGACGACCGGATTGAGACGCTGTTTGACTTCCTCATCAGCCAGCGGGTGGATGCCGTGCTTTTGGCCAATGCCAGCGACGCGGCCCATGTCCTTTTGGGCCGCTACCACGAGACGGTGCCCTGCGTGCTGCTGGGCAGCCACGCCCGGGATACCTCCCGCCTGCGCATCAACGCCGTCAGTGTGGACAACTACGCCGGCGGCCATCTGGCGGCGGAGTATCTGCACCGCCTGGGTCACCGGCGGGTGGTGTATCTGGGGCGGCGCCTGGGTACCGCCTCTCATACCCTGCGCTACAAGGGCTTCCGGGACGCCGCCCGGGAGCTGGAGATGGAGCTGCGGACCGTGGAGAACACCGGCGGCTCCTCCAGCGTGGAAAACGGCCGTCGCATGGGGCTGGAGCTGCTGTCCGCCCCGCTGCCGGAGACCGCAGTCTTTGCCGCCTCCGACGCGGTGGCGCTGGGCGTTCTCCAGGCGGCGGATGAGCTGGGGGTGGACGTGCCCGGACAGCTGTCCCTGATGGGGTTTGACAACATCGAGTATGCCGGCCTGCCCGGTATCCAGCTGACCACCCTGTCCCAGAACGTACCCCTCCTGGCCCGAACGGCGGTGCGGCTGACCCTGGAGCTGATCGAGAGCCAGGAGCAGGAGGTGTATACCCGCAAGCTGGTGACGCCGACCCTGATCGAGCGGGCCACCTGCCGGCCGCTGACGCCGGATGGAGCCGGCTGAGCCATATACGACACCGCCCCGCCCCCGCAAGGGAGGCGGGGCTTTTGCTGCTGCTTTTTTATTGGTGCGGTGGTATGATACAAAAGAGATGAAGAAGAGAAGGCGGCGCCGTAGCGCGGATCGCCCCGCTGGAGGAGGGCGGCGCCCCGGGCCGCGGATCGCCGCGGCACTGGGGGACGGAGAGGGCGTGCGTCCGGCGGGGCATCCCGGCCCGGCAGCTCCGGCCGGAGCTGCTGCACAAAGACGGAGGGCGCCGTCGGGAGAGGCGGTATGTGCGCGCTGCACCTGCTCCGGGGAGACGAAAATTTTGCGGGGATCACGCAGGTTTGGCGATATTTGTCCAACTCTACTGTTGATCGGTTGCCGCGCCGCCCCGGAGCCGGTATGCTGTTGCCGAGGTGATAGATGTGTTTACCATTGACAAACAGGCGTTCGGCGCCTTTGTGGCGCAGCTGCGCCGGGAAAAGGGGCTCACCCAGAAAGAGCTGGCCCGGGAGCTGTACGTATCTGACAAGGCGGTGAGCAAATGGGAGACCGGCGCGTCCATTCCGGATACCGCTCTGTTGGTCCCGCTGGCGGAGCTGCTGGGGGTGACGGTGACGGAGCTGCTGCTGTGCCGGCGGCAGGTGGACCAGGCGCCCATGGACGCCCGGACGGTGGAGGACGTGGTGAAAACCGCCATTGCGTACTCCGATGAAAAAGCCCGGCGGGTGTGGCGCAGCTGCGGCCGCTGGCCGCTGTGGTACGGGCTGACGTTGCTGCTGGGAGCGGCGGGGCTGCTTTTCGGCGCGCTGGTGAACGCGCCCGTGGAAAAT encodes:
- a CDS encoding ABC transporter ATP-binding protein, which translates into the protein MSKIELVHVDKYYGKNHVLKDLNLTIEDGEFMTLLGPSGCGKTTTLRVVSGLEKPQNGFIYMDGKEIVNAAEAYFAPPSQRNLNLVFQSYALWPHMTVYENVAFGLKIRKTPSDQIKKMVESALERMQIGEYAKRYPTELSGGQQQRVAIARAIVSEPRLLLLDEPLSNLDAKLRVDMRSELKRLHHETGSTIIYVTHDQVEALTMSTRIALFRHGELVQVAPPLELYDNPVNLYTADFIGNPSINFVKVKGKASSDGLSVEGVLGAMSFPREDMTAEAPTSGDLDITLGVRPEQIVISRQRTAPEQVEGRVYSGMPAGSETLVSVRVGDAMLTVKELGSTHYSGDETVYLTFNPKKINVFDTKSEKLIKYSL
- a CDS encoding iron ABC transporter permease gives rise to the protein MKQTQQTYSKSRRLKNQIKAVVTNPYNIIVLIAIILLIYLIVVPLLDMIATTFQLAQRDLRAVGGGPEDVGKFTFYYWQRLLASELSMNMLIKPLLNSLTIGVGVSFFAILLGAVLAWLMVRSDLPCKPFFSLAVIIPYMIPSWCKSQAWLSMFKTPRLGGAPGFVASIMQSLGVTNLDWLEPIAYGRLAIIIVLTLHYYAYTYLLVSAALNSINSELEEMGEIQGASKAMILRRITMPLVLPAMLSAVILTFSKAIGTFGVINYLGSPAQFYTLSSQLYMNNKSQNTQTAFAMAIIMICIASLAVFVNQKLIGARKSYATIGGKGGRSTLIGLGRVGRPVITLILFVFFAVGIIMPIVILILESCMLKEGVYSLSNFTLHYWIGDPDPKIMEGMPGIFKNSDFIKALLNSLRLTLVNGVFGTIFGQMLGYICAKGRGKFHGKLVEQLVFIPYLIPSVAFGGIYLSMFSQPQTLFGVTLVPALYGTFALLTLVSVVKHLPFASRAGTSNMLQISGELEEAATIEGAGFFKRFVKIVFPLSKGGFISGFMLIFVSIMKELDLIILIMTPTTSTLPYLAFQYQNGNSPQASNCVAIVMFAIVFLVYALANIFGDADLAKSMAG
- a CDS encoding LacI family DNA-binding transcriptional regulator, which codes for MQQVTIKDIARLAGVSVTTVSRALNHAPEIRAETRERILKLCREQGYRTNLLARSLVSSRSNVLGLILPSISNPFYAALALNIETFARERGYQVMLSTGRPGDDRIETLFDFLISQRVDAVLLANASDAAHVLLGRYHETVPCVLLGSHARDTSRLRINAVSVDNYAGGHLAAEYLHRLGHRRVVYLGRRLGTASHTLRYKGFRDAARELEMELRTVENTGGSSSVENGRRMGLELLSAPLPETAVFAASDAVALGVLQAADELGVDVPGQLSLMGFDNIEYAGLPGIQLTTLSQNVPLLARTAVRLTLELIESQEQEVYTRKLVTPTLIERATCRPLTPDGAG
- a CDS encoding helix-turn-helix domain-containing protein, with translation MFTIDKQAFGAFVAQLRREKGLTQKELARELYVSDKAVSKWETGASIPDTALLVPLAELLGVTVTELLLCRRQVDQAPMDARTVEDVVKTAIAYSDEKARRVWRSCGRWPLWYGLTLLLGAAGLLFGALVNAPVENAGTAVLLGAIFGAWFCFFAPQELPRFYDEHVIHGMMDGPFRMNVPGVRFTNRNWPHIVTVGRVWSCAVMAGMPAVTLAAHALWPELWEQCQLAVFLTAMLGGLFVPIYVAGRRFE